In Streptomyces liangshanensis, the DNA window GCCGTGCATCCGGCCGGGCGCCGTGGGTGGCCCGTCGGCCGGGGGCGGCTCGACGGCGGACGGTGGCTTCGCGGTCGGGGGAGCGACCACGCCGGGGGAGGGCGGCGGCGCGTCGTGGGGCATCATGGCGGCTCCTTGCCATATGCTATAGCAAAAGTGAGGTCCGTCGGGCGTCACGTCCCGAGCGGCGGCGAGAGAGGCGGGGATCAGCCGCCGGACAGCTGGAGCAGCGCTTCCCCGTGGTGGTGCGAGGCGAGCAGCTCGGCGCGCTCCTCGTCCCGGTCCAGGAGCGCGTCGAGCAGCGCCCGGTGCTCGCGGTACCTGCGGCGGAACGCCTCGGCGCGGTCGGGGGCGAGCCGGACGGTGAGGTCGAGCCGCTCGTCGTCGCTGAAGGCGCGCGCCTGCGCCAGCAGGCCTTCCAGTACGGAGTTCCCGGCGGCGGCCTCGACCTGGTGGTGGAACTGCCGCAGCCGGCGGAAGACGGTGACGAGCAGTTCGGCCGCCACCGCGTCGGGCCCCCGCTCGGCGAGGGTCCGCTCGATGTCGTCGACCAGCGCGTCGGTCCCGTCCAGCAGCCCGGTCAGTCCGGCGAGCTGCGACTCGGTGGCGTTGCGGGCGGCCAGGCGGGCCATGAGGGCGGACAGCCTGACCTCCGCCTCCACGATCTCGGCGCGCGCGGCGGCGGAGTGCTCGGCGACCCGCAGCGCCCGGGGGCCGACCCGTTCGACGACCCGTTCGTGGACGAGCTGGCGCAGGGCCTCGCGGACGGGGGTGGGGCTCACCCCCAGGCGGGCGGCGAGATCGCGTTCGGTGATCTTCTCGCCGGGCCGCAGCGCGCCCTCCCGGATGCCGTCACGCAGACGCCGGTAGGCCTGGTCGGCCAGGGACGTCGTCTCCACGGTTCCGAGGGTGTCCTTGCTCATGAAGGCAAGAGTGGGGGCGCTATAGCAAACAGTCAATAGGCTCGTTGCGAGTTGTTTTCCGGGACGTTGCGCCGGTGGCGGGCCGCGACGCGGCCGGTCCCGGCTTGCGGTGGCATCGCCGTGTTTGTCCGCACGCGTTACCGTTGATCAAGGGCATGACGGCACCACGTGTCCCGCCCGGGAGGTGGGTCTGGGTGTCCTCTGTTCGCCGCGGCAAGATGGGCGTGTTCGTCGTCCTGCTCGTGTTCGTCGCGCTGCTGTCCTTCGCCCAGGTCCCGACCTCGCACGACGGTGTGATCCGGCTGGGCGGGTTCTCCGTGCTCGCCCCGCTCGTGGCGAGCGCGCTGCTGTCGTTCCGGCAGACCCTCGTCATCTGCGGCGCGACCATGGTCGGCATCCTCGTCGTGTACGGGGGCGTCTCCGCGCACCTGCCGGCCGTGCAGCGGATCGTGA includes these proteins:
- a CDS encoding GntR family transcriptional regulator; amino-acid sequence: MSKDTLGTVETTSLADQAYRRLRDGIREGALRPGEKITERDLAARLGVSPTPVREALRQLVHERVVERVGPRALRVAEHSAAARAEIVEAEVRLSALMARLAARNATESQLAGLTGLLDGTDALVDDIERTLAERGPDAVAAELLVTVFRRLRQFHHQVEAAAGNSVLEGLLAQARAFSDDERLDLTVRLAPDRAEAFRRRYREHRALLDALLDRDEERAELLASHHHGEALLQLSGG